The following proteins are co-located in the Candidatus Binatia bacterium genome:
- the dnaG gene encoding DNA primase produces MRYDQGVLRDIRARIDIASFIGEFVPLRKRGNDLVGLCPFHAEKTPSFHVHPDRGFFKCFGCGVGGDVITFVQKSENLAFGDAVRALAKKAGVELEPESPYASRARSEREAIYDANRIAAEYYAAMLGQERGAAAREYCRRRGFAEATVARFNLGYAPDSWGGLVNELERNGIDLALAARAGLVKSGQRGYYDFYRNRLMIPTYSTTGDVIAFGGRAIGDGEPKYLNTATTPVYVKGHHLFALNLARRAAQGDRTIIVVEGYLDCIALHQAGFENAVAALGTSFTAEQAAELRKYADYVYLCFDGDAAGSAAATKAIEVASRAVEDAGLAVRIVLLPSGDDPDTFVRTHGAEAFRRLLDSARPAIEFRIDAEVEKLRAGFDSPARVAPKAEALIRRLAPREEWDRWRVHVANRLQVNVDDLRNSPFLADRANFAPRAHAAFAESRHVKTSVEVLSFEREVVSILLEEPSLGSEYANRIAASRFRNEVYRRIYERIVAAGDVLTSTADVFGLFAEDQAVLDLLAELGRRDRSSAVRYGNSEDRRAHLERVVERLQLEDERQRYRELSNLIDDRLASGEGVPEELRGEFEALVAKLKR; encoded by the coding sequence GTGAGATACGATCAAGGCGTTCTGCGCGACATCCGGGCTCGCATAGATATCGCAAGCTTCATCGGTGAATTCGTGCCGCTTCGCAAACGCGGCAACGACCTCGTCGGGCTCTGCCCGTTTCACGCCGAGAAGACGCCCTCGTTCCACGTGCATCCCGATCGCGGCTTCTTCAAGTGCTTCGGCTGCGGCGTGGGCGGCGACGTCATCACCTTCGTGCAGAAGTCGGAGAACCTCGCGTTCGGCGATGCCGTGCGCGCGCTGGCGAAGAAGGCCGGCGTCGAGCTGGAGCCCGAGAGCCCCTACGCGAGCCGCGCGCGCAGCGAGCGCGAGGCGATCTACGACGCGAACCGCATCGCCGCCGAATACTACGCCGCGATGCTCGGGCAGGAGCGCGGGGCAGCCGCACGCGAGTACTGCCGCAGGCGCGGCTTCGCGGAGGCGACGGTCGCGCGTTTCAATCTCGGCTACGCGCCCGACTCGTGGGGCGGCCTCGTCAACGAGCTCGAGCGCAACGGAATAGATCTCGCGCTGGCGGCGAGAGCCGGGCTCGTCAAGAGCGGACAGCGCGGCTACTACGATTTCTACCGGAACCGCCTAATGATACCCACCTACTCGACCACCGGCGACGTCATTGCGTTCGGCGGGCGCGCGATCGGCGACGGCGAGCCGAAATACCTCAACACCGCGACGACTCCGGTCTACGTCAAAGGCCACCATCTCTTTGCGCTCAATCTCGCGCGCCGGGCGGCGCAGGGCGACCGCACGATCATCGTCGTCGAGGGCTACCTCGATTGCATCGCGCTCCACCAGGCCGGCTTCGAGAACGCCGTGGCGGCGCTCGGAACGTCGTTCACGGCAGAGCAAGCGGCGGAGCTGCGCAAGTATGCCGATTACGTCTACCTTTGCTTCGACGGCGACGCGGCCGGGAGCGCGGCTGCAACCAAAGCGATCGAAGTAGCGTCTAGGGCAGTCGAGGACGCGGGGCTCGCGGTTCGAATCGTCCTGCTCCCGTCCGGCGACGATCCCGACACGTTCGTTCGAACGCACGGGGCCGAGGCGTTCCGCCGCCTGCTGGATTCCGCCCGACCCGCGATCGAGTTTCGGATCGACGCCGAAGTCGAGAAGCTGCGCGCCGGTTTCGATTCTCCGGCCAGAGTCGCGCCGAAGGCCGAAGCACTCATACGCCGGCTCGCGCCGCGCGAAGAGTGGGATCGCTGGCGCGTCCACGTCGCCAACCGGCTGCAGGTGAACGTGGACGACCTTCGGAATAGCCCGTTTCTCGCCGATCGCGCAAACTTCGCGCCGCGCGCGCACGCGGCATTCGCCGAAAGCCGTCACGTCAAGACCTCGGTGGAAGTGCTCTCCTTCGAACGCGAAGTCGTGAGCATTCTCCTCGAGGAGCCTTCGCTGGGCTCCGAGTACGCGAACCGCATCGCCGCGTCGCGTTTCCGCAACGAGGTCTATCGCAGGATCTACGAGCGGATCGTCGCCGCCGGTGACGTGTTAACGTCGACGGCGGACGTCTTCGGCCTCTTTGCGGAGGACCAAGCCGTGCTCGACCTTCTCGCCGAGCTGGGCAGGCGCGACCGCAGTTCCGCGGTTCGCTACGGCAACTCGGAGGATCGCAGGGCGCATTTGGAACGGGTGGTCGAGCGATTGCAGCTCGAAGACGAGCGGCAGCGATACCGCGAACTATCGAATCTCATAGACGACCGCCTGGCGAGCGGCGAGGGCGTCCCCGAAGAACTCCGCGGAGAATTCGAGGCGCTCGTCGCGAAACTGAAGCGGTAA
- a CDS encoding HD domain-containing protein codes for MKRIFDPIHHFIELSTAEARLLDLPVLQRLRRLRQLGLAYLAFPSAEHSRFTHALGALAMGTRAFDELLRRNPALFGSAGDAAYQRRLLRAALLLHDIGHGPFSHSCESVLGVRHEERTRAMLDLPDVARGIADLEVDAGETLGLILGDPQSRYPALRELVSGPNLDADRMDYLQRDAYFTGVATGRYDADQLVASLRLIERGGKTVVGIDRRGVVALESFVMARYMMFASVYFHHTTRMFEHVLHDVLRALWPDPRALDPVGEFLRWDDFRVLDSLDDQSGEPARVLRNRIRVYALAAEFNAERDLRAFEACEAALRDRFGSENVWADEQSQLMHRLPFGIGEEQTVWVDGPSGPVDAREASDLIAKLSGKAYWRKLFVLRKAVDAREARTLCGDVLARLR; via the coding sequence GTGAAGCGCATCTTCGATCCGATCCATCACTTCATCGAGTTATCCACAGCGGAAGCGCGCCTTCTCGATCTGCCCGTCCTCCAGCGGCTGCGGCGCTTACGCCAGTTGGGACTGGCCTACCTCGCCTTCCCGTCGGCGGAACATTCTCGGTTCACGCACGCGCTCGGCGCCCTCGCGATGGGCACGCGCGCCTTCGACGAGCTGCTGCGCAGGAACCCGGCGCTCTTCGGCAGCGCCGGCGATGCGGCGTACCAGCGGCGGCTCCTCCGCGCCGCGCTTCTGTTGCACGACATCGGTCACGGCCCGTTTAGCCATTCTTGCGAGAGCGTGCTCGGCGTTCGCCACGAGGAGCGCACGAGGGCGATGCTGGACCTCCCCGACGTCGCACGCGGCATCGCCGACCTCGAAGTAGATGCCGGCGAGACGCTCGGCCTGATCCTCGGAGACCCGCAGAGCCGCTATCCGGCGTTGCGCGAGCTCGTGAGCGGACCGAATCTCGACGCCGATCGGATGGATTACCTCCAGCGCGACGCCTACTTCACCGGCGTCGCGACCGGGCGCTACGACGCGGACCAACTCGTCGCGTCGCTGCGGCTGATCGAGCGCGGGGGCAAGACCGTCGTCGGCATAGATCGCCGCGGCGTCGTCGCGCTCGAGTCGTTCGTCATGGCGCGGTACATGATGTTCGCCTCGGTCTACTTCCACCACACGACGCGGATGTTCGAGCACGTGCTCCACGACGTGCTGCGCGCGCTCTGGCCCGATCCGCGCGCGCTCGATCCCGTCGGGGAGTTCCTGCGTTGGGACGACTTCCGCGTGCTCGACTCGCTCGACGACCAGAGCGGCGAGCCGGCGCGGGTGCTGCGTAACCGGATCCGGGTCTACGCGCTCGCGGCGGAGTTCAACGCCGAGCGCGACCTCCGCGCGTTCGAGGCGTGCGAGGCGGCCTTACGCGACCGCTTCGGGAGCGAGAACGTCTGGGCCGACGAGCAGTCGCAGTTGATGCACCGCCTTCCGTTTGGAATCGGCGAAGAGCAGACGGTCTGGGTGGACGGACCGAGCGGCCCGGTGGACGCGCGCGAAGCGTCGGACCTCATCGCGAAGCTCAGCGGAAAGGCCTACTGGCGAAAACTCTTCGTGCTTCGCAAGGCCGTCGACGCGCGCGAGGCGCGCACGCTCTGCGGAGACGTTCTGGCGCGCCTACGTTAG